One Lentibacillus cibarius DNA window includes the following coding sequences:
- a CDS encoding peptidoglycan D,D-transpeptidase FtsI family protein — protein sequence MANKKKKKKAQVPFRLNILFFAVFLLFSLLVLQLGVVQILNGETFQAEIDRTSNDYSEIPVPRGKMYDRNGNLIVGNNAEYAITYTPDKGTQAQDRLDVAEKLAAYISIDPGDDGQYGLTLRNRKEYWYLENTKTAKSRLTDAEIDNMDNGEQYSTMLERIEDEEVKFANFTDQQLEIMAIKKELDKAMALTPQTIIKGPEVTSEEFARVAEHLDELPGVNATTDWERAYPYNDTFRQFAGRITSESEGILAEKEDYYLTRGYSRNDRVGRSGLEEQYESVLRGRKEKIKYTTDKNGTIVDSDVAFEGQRGKDLVLTIDMELQEKVNKVLRRELKTAIQNQPYENRYMDTALAVMMNPKTGEILAAGGQYYNSDKNKFKNAGLRTITSAYSPGSAVKGATVLAGYESGVIDPGDYFYDAPIDIKGTPIKKSYRDLGKVNDLDALRRSSNVYMFYIAMRMGGEFNYQPGKSIDFDPDAFAEMRNYFSQFGLGVSTGIDFPLESTGYEGSDPRAGNLLDLAIGQYDTYTTMQLAQYVSTIANDGYRLRPHFLKSIHNPISHSEELGPIYQTNNTEVINRVDMSEDYIQRVQEGFRQVFQESGGTATRHFANKSYKVAGKTGTAEADVYDDGEKVHDAENLALIGYAPYDEPEVAFALIVPKAGTGNRHPINHEIGKGILDAYFELEKGKEEE from the coding sequence ATGGCTAATAAAAAGAAAAAAAAGAAGGCGCAAGTGCCCTTTCGTTTAAATATACTATTTTTTGCCGTTTTTTTATTGTTTTCACTGCTAGTGTTACAACTTGGTGTCGTCCAGATTTTAAATGGGGAAACGTTTCAAGCGGAAATTGATCGTACATCAAATGATTATTCGGAAATTCCTGTTCCACGCGGTAAAATGTATGACCGCAATGGAAATTTAATCGTTGGGAATAATGCCGAGTATGCCATAACCTATACACCAGATAAAGGGACACAGGCACAAGACAGATTAGATGTTGCGGAAAAACTGGCTGCTTATATTTCAATAGATCCAGGAGATGATGGCCAGTATGGACTCACATTACGAAATCGAAAGGAATATTGGTACCTCGAGAATACGAAAACAGCAAAAAGTAGGCTCACTGATGCGGAAATTGATAACATGGATAATGGTGAACAGTATAGTACCATGCTGGAAAGGATTGAAGATGAGGAAGTTAAATTTGCTAACTTTACCGACCAGCAGCTTGAAATAATGGCTATCAAAAAGGAACTGGACAAAGCGATGGCTCTTACTCCGCAAACAATCATTAAGGGACCGGAAGTAACGTCTGAAGAGTTTGCGCGTGTGGCTGAGCATTTGGATGAATTGCCTGGTGTTAACGCAACTACTGATTGGGAGCGTGCGTACCCATATAACGATACATTCCGCCAATTTGCAGGGCGAATAACATCAGAATCAGAAGGTATATTGGCTGAAAAAGAAGATTATTATCTGACGAGGGGCTATAGTAGGAATGATCGTGTCGGCCGTAGCGGGCTTGAAGAGCAGTATGAAAGTGTTTTACGAGGCCGAAAAGAAAAAATAAAATACACAACAGATAAAAATGGCACGATTGTTGATTCAGATGTGGCTTTTGAAGGGCAGCGTGGAAAAGACCTTGTACTAACGATTGACATGGAGCTGCAGGAAAAAGTAAATAAGGTTTTGCGCAGGGAATTAAAGACGGCTATTCAAAATCAGCCATACGAGAATCGATATATGGATACGGCGCTGGCTGTGATGATGAACCCTAAAACGGGAGAAATACTGGCTGCCGGTGGGCAATACTATAATTCGGACAAAAATAAATTTAAAAATGCCGGGTTGCGAACAATTACTAGTGCCTATAGTCCGGGGTCGGCCGTAAAAGGGGCCACAGTGCTGGCCGGGTATGAATCAGGTGTGATTGACCCCGGGGATTATTTTTACGATGCACCAATCGATATAAAAGGAACACCGATTAAAAAGTCTTATCGTGATTTAGGCAAGGTTAATGATTTGGATGCATTGCGACGCTCTTCTAACGTATATATGTTTTATATTGCTATGCGTATGGGTGGAGAGTTCAACTATCAGCCGGGTAAGTCAATTGACTTTGACCCGGACGCATTTGCCGAAATGCGTAATTATTTCAGTCAGTTCGGCCTTGGTGTTTCAACAGGGATTGATTTCCCGCTGGAGTCGACCGGTTATGAGGGCAGTGATCCGCGTGCCGGAAACTTACTCGACCTTGCTATCGGGCAGTATGACACGTATACGACGATGCAGTTGGCACAATACGTGTCAACGATTGCCAATGATGGATATCGGTTGCGCCCACACTTTTTGAAATCGATACACAACCCGATTTCACATAGTGAAGAGCTTGGCCCGATATATCAAACCAACAATACTGAAGTTATCAACAGGGTAGATATGAGCGAGGATTATATTCAACGAGTTCAGGAAGGTTTTCGCCAGGTATTCCAGGAATCTGGTGGTACTGCCACACGCCATTTTGCCAACAAATCATACAAAGTGGCTGGTAAGACGGGGACAGCTGAAGCCGACGTATATGATGATGGGGAAAAAGTGCATGACGCAGAAAATTTGGCACTTATCGGTTATGCCCCTTATGATGAACCGGAAGTAGCGTTTGCACTTATTGTTCCGAAAGCGGGAACCGGTAATAGGCATCCGATTAATCATGAAATTGGCAAGGGTATTCTTGATGCGTACTTTGAATTGGAAAAAGGAAAAGAAGAAGAGTAA
- a CDS encoding MFS transporter, with protein MHKTLQAFTGKMDINRDLILLLVIGGLYSLSIFLSNTFVNVYLWRQAGDYSTIAFYNLGIYLFQPITFILAGKIAKKVDRVIVLRLGVICLSLFFLSVLFIAENAATYNFLLGSVLGIGFGFYWLAFNVLTFEITEPESRDFFNGFLGVLQSFAGMIGPILAGTIIAKMEETIGYTVIFTVSFCLFIAAVVCSFFLKRRQAEGRFHFRRVLGEWNHNKNWRKILNAHIAQGLREGIFLFVITIWVFVATGSEFSLGMFNLLLSGLSFVLYFIVTRWIKSSMRKKFILTGALILYFSIYIILFDVSYTKLMIYAGLIGLAYPIVNVPYFSMTFDVIGKAWKAKELRVEYIVVREVFANIGRVTAIVVFVIAITLFSAEVIIPYLLAFFGLGHIVIYLFVKDIYLGASGKKESITKEPVTDEKNR; from the coding sequence ATGCACAAGACTTTACAAGCTTTCACGGGAAAAATGGATATTAATCGGGATCTTATTTTGCTGCTAGTTATAGGTGGCCTGTACTCGCTAAGTATTTTTCTTTCCAATACCTTTGTTAATGTGTATTTATGGCGTCAAGCGGGAGATTACAGCACTATCGCTTTTTATAACTTAGGCATTTATCTTTTCCAACCAATCACATTCATTTTAGCTGGGAAGATTGCCAAAAAAGTTGACCGTGTTATCGTACTTCGTTTAGGGGTAATATGTTTATCTCTGTTCTTTTTGAGTGTCTTGTTTATTGCTGAGAACGCAGCAACATATAATTTTTTGCTTGGCAGTGTATTGGGAATTGGATTTGGATTTTATTGGCTGGCATTCAATGTGCTTACATTTGAAATTACCGAACCCGAGTCGAGAGACTTTTTTAATGGATTTCTAGGAGTTCTACAGTCTTTCGCCGGTATGATTGGTCCTATACTTGCGGGTACAATAATCGCGAAAATGGAAGAGACGATTGGATATACAGTTATTTTCACTGTCTCTTTTTGTCTGTTTATTGCTGCTGTTGTCTGCAGCTTTTTCTTGAAACGTCGTCAGGCAGAAGGACGGTTTCATTTCAGGCGTGTCTTGGGAGAGTGGAATCATAATAAGAACTGGCGAAAAATCCTGAATGCTCACATTGCACAAGGTCTTCGGGAAGGGATTTTTCTTTTTGTCATTACCATATGGGTGTTTGTTGCAACCGGCAGTGAATTTTCGCTTGGTATGTTTAACCTGCTCCTGTCGGGTTTATCATTTGTGCTTTATTTTATCGTAACCAGATGGATAAAATCCTCTATGCGGAAAAAGTTTATTCTTACAGGTGCACTCATCCTGTATTTTTCCATTTATATTATTTTATTTGATGTCAGTTATACCAAACTTATGATTTATGCGGGGCTTATTGGGCTTGCTTATCCGATCGTTAACGTTCCATATTTTTCAATGACCTTTGATGTGATTGGAAAGGCGTGGAAAGCAAAAGAACTTCGGGTTGAGTATATCGTTGTTCGTGAAGTATTTGCCAATATTGGACGGGTCACAGCAATTGTGGTGTTTGTGATTGCAATAACGTTATTTTCCGCAGAGGTGATCATCCCGTATTTGCTCGCTTTCTTCGGACTAGGTCATATCGTGATTTATCTGTTTGTTAAAGATATTTATCTTGGCGCGAGCGGAAAAAAAGAATCCATAACAAAAGAGCCTGTGACTGATGAAAAAAATCGGTGA
- the sodA gene encoding superoxide dismutase SodA, translated as MATFELPELPYAYDALEPTIDKETMNIHHTKHHNTYVTKLNAALEGNADLQNKSLEDLISNLDAVPEDIRTAVRNNGGGHANHSLFWKVMSPNGGGEPTGELADKINEKFGSFDKFKEAFETAAKGRFGSGWAWLVVNNGELEITSTPNQDNPIMDGKTPILGLDVWEHAYYLKYQNRRPEYVSAFWNVVNWDEVAKNYNEAK; from the coding sequence ATGGCTACATTTGAATTACCTGAACTGCCATATGCATACGATGCTTTAGAACCTACTATTGACAAAGAAACTATGAATATTCACCACACAAAGCATCATAATACTTACGTAACGAAGCTGAATGCTGCGCTGGAGGGCAATGCTGATCTTCAGAACAAGTCACTTGAAGACTTAATCAGTAATCTTGATGCTGTACCGGAAGATATCCGAACGGCTGTCCGTAACAATGGTGGAGGACATGCCAATCATAGCCTGTTCTGGAAAGTCATGTCACCAAACGGCGGCGGTGAACCAACTGGTGAATTAGCTGATAAGATTAATGAAAAGTTTGGAAGCTTTGATAAATTCAAGGAAGCATTTGAGACAGCTGCTAAAGGACGTTTTGGTTCCGGTTGGGCATGGCTTGTTGTCAACAATGGTGAACTTGAAATCACAAGCACACCAAATCAGGATAATCCAATCATGGATGGTAAAACACCAATTCTAGGCCTTGATGTTTGGGAGCATGCATACTATCTCAAATATCAAAATCGCCGTCCTGAGTACGTTTCAGCATTTTGGAATGTAGTTAACTGGGATGAGGTTGCTAAAAATTATAACGAAGCAAAGTAA
- a CDS encoding Na/Pi cotransporter family protein — translation MDIDVQKLLFEFIGGLGIFLLGIKYMGEGLQKSAGDRLREILDKTTSNPFFGVLAGIIVTILIQSSSGTTVLTVGLVNAGFMTLRQAIGVIMGANVGTTVTAFIIGIDLGEYALPILAIGSFLLFFFKSQKVNNIGQAIFGFGALFFGLKLMSSGMAPLRSLEAFQELTLKMSEHSVLGVVIGTLFTFIVQSSSATIGILQGLFSEGAIELKAALPVLFGDNIGTTITAVLASIGASVAAKRAAYVHVIFNLAGTTVILLLLGFFTNYVDLLQSSLELNPEMTIAFAHGSFNLLNLIIQFPFIGALAWAVTKIIPGDDTIVEYKPKHLDPIFIQQSATLALDQAKAEIIRMGEYSYKGLEETNLYLTTRNQKHSEMSMQIEGALNNLDRRITDYLVELSGESMSELDSAKHTLLMDSVRDIERIGDHFENIIELIDYKISNKVNLTEQAQEDLNNMFDLTIMTVKQSVEVLDEHDREKALAVVQKENQIDKMEREFRKKHIIRMNEGLCTGSAGIVFVDIISNLERIGDHAVNISEAVLYE, via the coding sequence TTGGATATTGATGTACAAAAACTGCTGTTCGAATTTATTGGCGGACTGGGAATCTTCCTGCTTGGTATAAAATATATGGGGGAAGGACTGCAGAAGTCTGCCGGTGATCGGCTGCGGGAAATACTTGACAAAACGACTAGTAATCCTTTTTTTGGCGTATTGGCGGGAATTATTGTAACTATTCTTATCCAAAGTAGTTCTGGCACGACGGTTTTGACTGTTGGACTTGTTAACGCAGGTTTTATGACACTTCGGCAAGCCATAGGTGTTATTATGGGTGCCAATGTCGGCACAACAGTAACTGCCTTCATTATCGGAATTGACCTGGGTGAATACGCACTACCCATATTAGCTATTGGTAGCTTTTTGTTATTTTTCTTTAAAAGCCAGAAAGTCAACAATATTGGACAAGCTATCTTCGGGTTTGGAGCTCTGTTCTTTGGATTGAAGTTGATGAGTAGTGGGATGGCACCATTAAGAAGTCTTGAAGCGTTTCAGGAGCTTACGCTGAAAATGAGTGAGCATTCAGTGTTGGGTGTTGTCATCGGTACATTGTTCACATTCATTGTTCAAAGTTCCAGTGCTACAATCGGTATTCTACAAGGATTATTTTCTGAAGGGGCAATTGAATTGAAAGCTGCATTACCCGTATTATTCGGTGATAATATTGGTACGACTATTACGGCGGTTCTTGCGTCAATTGGGGCAAGTGTTGCGGCTAAAAGAGCAGCTTATGTTCATGTGATATTCAATTTAGCGGGCACCACTGTTATTCTGTTACTATTAGGCTTTTTTACAAATTATGTTGATTTATTGCAATCATCATTAGAATTGAATCCAGAGATGACTATTGCATTTGCACACGGCAGTTTTAACCTTTTAAATCTCATTATTCAATTTCCTTTTATTGGGGCATTGGCATGGGCGGTTACAAAAATCATACCTGGGGACGACACTATTGTGGAGTATAAACCAAAACATTTGGATCCGATATTCATCCAACAATCAGCTACATTGGCACTGGATCAGGCTAAAGCAGAAATCATACGTATGGGTGAATATTCATATAAAGGTCTAGAAGAAACTAATTTATATTTAACAACCAGAAACCAGAAACATTCGGAAATGAGTATGCAAATTGAAGGCGCACTAAATAATCTAGACCGTCGAATAACGGATTATTTAGTTGAACTTTCCGGGGAATCTATGTCTGAACTCGATAGCGCCAAACATACGCTTCTGATGGATTCTGTTCGTGATATCGAGCGTATTGGTGACCATTTTGAAAATATTATTGAATTGATCGATTACAAAATATCTAATAAAGTTAATTTGACCGAGCAGGCACAGGAAGACCTTAACAATATGTTTGATTTGACCATTATGACTGTTAAGCAGTCAGTTGAGGTATTGGATGAACATGATCGCGAAAAGGCGCTGGCTGTCGTACAAAAGGAAAATCAGATAGATAAAATGGAACGCGAATTCCGGAAAAAACATATTATTCGTATGAATGAAGGATTGTGCACTGGATCGGCAGGGATTGTCTTTGTGGACATCATCAGTAACCTGGAACGTATTGGTGACCACGCGGTAAACATTTCAGAAGCAGTTCTTTATGAGTAA
- a CDS encoding DUF2624 domain-containing protein yields the protein MSAFIKQLVTNKLKQLSSDELLYYAHEYNFSITRKQANAITTYLQSHSIDPFSSDDRSKMFRELARITDRDTANKAQLLFQETIKAYGLEYLFN from the coding sequence ATGTCAGCGTTCATAAAACAATTAGTAACCAACAAATTAAAGCAGCTATCATCGGATGAGCTGCTTTACTATGCACATGAATATAATTTTTCCATTACGCGTAAACAGGCAAATGCCATTACTACTTATTTACAATCGCATTCCATCGATCCGTTCAGCTCAGACGATCGGTCAAAAATGTTCCGGGAACTTGCACGGATAACAGACAGGGATACAGCAAATAAAGCACAGCTGTTATTTCAGGAAACGATTAAAGCTTACGGCCTGGAATATTTATTTAATTAG
- a CDS encoding deoxyribonuclease IV, with protein sequence MLKIGSHVSMSGKKMLQGSSEQAVSYGSNVFMIYTGAPQNTRRKPIEELNIEAGRQHMKENGITDVVVHAPYIINIGNTVKNETFALGVDFLRNEIDRTSAIGAEQIVLHPGAHVGQGTEKGIPKIIEGLNEVLDKNQEVQIALETMAGKGSEIGRTFDELAKIIDGVTQNEKLSICLDTCHIHDAGYDVVNDFDGVLEEFDRIIGVDRLKVIHVNDSKNEQGAHKDRHENIGFGHIGYKALLHVINHPQLEKLPKILETPFVGEDKKSKKPPYKFEIDMIRNGTFDPDLKEKIISQ encoded by the coding sequence ATGTTAAAAATCGGATCACACGTATCCATGAGTGGAAAGAAAATGCTGCAAGGCTCAAGTGAGCAGGCGGTTTCATACGGTTCTAACGTGTTCATGATTTATACCGGTGCACCGCAGAACACAAGAAGGAAACCGATTGAGGAATTAAACATTGAGGCTGGAAGACAGCATATGAAAGAAAATGGAATCACGGATGTTGTCGTTCACGCACCGTATATCATTAACATAGGTAATACGGTCAAGAATGAAACATTTGCATTAGGCGTAGATTTTTTACGGAATGAGATTGACCGCACATCAGCTATAGGTGCCGAACAGATTGTCCTTCATCCCGGTGCACATGTCGGACAAGGAACCGAAAAAGGTATACCGAAAATTATTGAAGGATTAAATGAAGTACTTGATAAAAATCAGGAAGTTCAGATAGCGCTGGAAACAATGGCTGGCAAGGGATCTGAAATTGGCCGTACATTTGACGAACTCGCCAAAATTATTGATGGCGTAACACAAAACGAGAAACTTTCCATTTGCCTTGATACATGTCATATCCATGATGCGGGATATGATGTTGTTAACGATTTTGATGGTGTTCTTGAGGAGTTTGACCGGATTATTGGAGTGGACCGTCTTAAAGTGATTCATGTCAATGATAGTAAGAACGAGCAAGGTGCACATAAAGACCGACATGAAAATATAGGGTTTGGTCACATTGGGTATAAGGCATTACTCCATGTTATCAATCATCCGCAGTTGGAGAAACTGCCTAAAATACTTGAAACGCCGTTTGTAGGTGAGGATAAGAAAAGTAAAAAACCGCCATACAAATTTGAAATTGACATGATTCGTAATGGCACATTTGATCCGGATTTAAAAGAAAAAATAATTAGCCAATAA
- a CDS encoding DEAD/DEAH box helicase yields MTEHFSPFRFQPVLTDIIKRLNFTEPTAIQQQVIPAALNGTSVIGQSQTGSGKTHAYLLPLINRLDPGKQEVQFVITAPTRELATQIYDEVKKIIDYAGKKGIWNAKLLVGGTDKQRMIEKLKEPPHIVVGTPGRILDLVQEQRLSIFSASAFVIDEADLMLELGFIQDVDQLLVRAHKDIQLLAFSATIPQQLEHFYRKYLENPLRVKIDDALAPETLEHRIVPLKNRDTSDVITMISEIVQPYLAIIFTNGKEEADQLAFSLQQKGLNTGLIHGGLAPRERKRVLKEIQNLRYQYVVATDLASRGIDIKGVSHVINAQLPKETNFYLHRAGRTARAGMEGTVISLYRDEDARFIDKLKQKGIAVTFWDIKNGEWKQMKFRDERKKDKTANQNDDYMAWKQVKKRKKVKPGYKKKMKQQQEKIKRQMKKQSNNKRK; encoded by the coding sequence ATGACAGAACATTTTAGTCCATTTCGTTTTCAACCTGTATTGACTGATATCATCAAAAGACTCAATTTCACTGAACCAACAGCCATTCAGCAACAAGTTATTCCAGCAGCACTCAATGGTACCAGTGTAATCGGCCAGTCTCAAACAGGTTCCGGAAAAACACATGCATACCTTTTACCGTTAATCAACCGCCTTGATCCTGGCAAACAGGAAGTGCAGTTTGTGATTACGGCTCCGACAAGGGAACTAGCAACGCAAATATATGATGAAGTAAAGAAAATAATTGACTATGCAGGCAAAAAAGGCATATGGAACGCTAAACTGCTGGTTGGAGGAACGGATAAACAAAGGATGATTGAAAAATTGAAGGAACCGCCACATATTGTTGTCGGTACCCCAGGTAGAATTTTGGATCTGGTGCAAGAGCAACGTTTATCCATCTTTTCAGCATCTGCCTTTGTCATTGATGAAGCTGACCTTATGCTGGAACTTGGTTTTATTCAAGACGTCGATCAGCTGCTTGTCCGGGCACACAAGGACATCCAATTACTAGCTTTTTCGGCAACGATCCCTCAGCAGCTCGAACATTTTTACCGTAAGTATTTAGAAAATCCTCTCCGTGTAAAAATCGATGACGCTTTAGCACCGGAAACATTGGAACATCGGATCGTTCCCTTGAAAAACCGCGACACATCAGATGTAATTACGATGATTTCCGAGATAGTGCAGCCGTATTTGGCAATTATTTTCACAAATGGGAAAGAGGAAGCCGATCAATTAGCTTTTTCCCTACAGCAAAAAGGGCTTAATACCGGACTGATTCACGGTGGACTGGCACCTAGAGAACGCAAACGGGTGCTTAAAGAAATACAGAATCTTCGTTATCAGTACGTAGTGGCGACCGATCTTGCTTCACGCGGGATTGATATAAAAGGGGTAAGTCATGTTATAAACGCACAATTACCGAAAGAAACGAACTTTTATTTACACCGTGCGGGACGGACCGCGCGTGCCGGTATGGAAGGAACAGTCATTAGTCTGTATAGGGATGAAGATGCGCGATTTATTGATAAACTAAAGCAAAAGGGGATCGCGGTTACTTTTTGGGATATAAAAAATGGCGAGTGGAAACAAATGAAATTCCGTGATGAGCGCAAAAAGGACAAGACGGCTAATCAGAACGACGATTACATGGCATGGAAACAGGTGAAAAAGCGGAAAAAGGTGAAACCAGGATATAAGAAAAAAATGAAACAGCAACAGGAAAAAATAAAAAGACAGATGAAGAAACAATCAAATAATAAACGGAAATAA
- a CDS encoding tRNA (adenine(22)-N(1))-methyltransferase, protein MDRNIKLSDRLNKVASFIPHGTFFADIGSDHAYLPCSICLQDITAQAIVGEVNEGPLQRARETVSNNHLTDRIDVRLGDGLDILQPGEVSAVVIAGMGGSLIQSILEKGKLRLKGVGRIIAQPNNDERNVRSWFSSHGYVITNEVILEENGFLYEIITGDKQVEGQTLSERQQLFGPRLLEHKSNLFRKKWERELMKRRRIIDQMQRAKAPDVSKIAIFEKESKWIKEVLEA, encoded by the coding sequence ATGGACCGCAACATAAAACTTTCCGATCGGCTTAATAAAGTAGCTTCATTTATACCACATGGAACTTTTTTTGCCGATATTGGATCGGATCACGCATACCTTCCTTGCAGCATTTGTTTGCAAGATATTACCGCACAAGCGATTGTCGGTGAAGTAAACGAAGGACCGCTTCAGCGTGCGAGAGAAACTGTATCTAACAATCATTTAACAGACAGAATTGATGTGCGCCTAGGTGATGGACTTGATATTTTACAACCCGGTGAAGTAAGTGCGGTGGTGATTGCTGGTATGGGAGGTTCTTTGATTCAATCAATCCTCGAGAAAGGGAAACTTCGACTAAAAGGTGTCGGGCGAATCATTGCTCAGCCAAATAATGACGAACGGAATGTACGTAGCTGGTTTTCATCCCATGGCTATGTGATCACAAATGAAGTTATCCTTGAAGAGAATGGTTTCCTTTATGAAATAATTACGGGTGATAAACAAGTAGAAGGTCAAACGTTGAGCGAAAGGCAACAATTGTTCGGGCCTCGTCTTTTAGAACATAAGTCGAACCTGTTCCGCAAAAAATGGGAAAGGGAACTAATGAAGCGGCGTCGAATCATCGATCAGATGCAACGTGCGAAAGCGCCTGATGTATCTAAAATAGCTATATTTGAAAAAGAATCAAAGTGGATTAAGGAGGTACTGGAAGCATGA
- the cccA gene encoding cytochrome c550 produces the protein MKKNPVIPYALIAGIGILLVIIVSVVGLNQQEAIQDEQNGDQKQEEEQDQSGAGETAANGEEIFQNNCANCHGSDLSGGMGPGLTTVGSKYSEEEIREIIANGFPDAGMQPGIIDGKEADAVAQWLSEQK, from the coding sequence ATGAAAAAAAATCCAGTAATACCCTACGCTTTAATCGCTGGTATCGGAATACTATTAGTCATTATCGTATCGGTTGTAGGTTTGAATCAGCAGGAAGCCATTCAGGATGAACAAAACGGCGATCAAAAGCAAGAAGAAGAGCAAGACCAGTCCGGGGCTGGAGAAACTGCTGCTAACGGTGAAGAGATCTTTCAAAATAACTGTGCAAACTGCCATGGAAGTGACTTATCCGGTGGTATGGGTCCAGGCCTGACTACAGTCGGTAGTAAATATTCGGAAGAAGAGATAAGGGAGATCATTGCTAATGGTTTTCCTGATGCAGGAATGCAGCCGGGAATTATTGATGGCAAAGAGGCTGATGCAGTAGCCCAGTGGCTGTCTGAACAGAAATAA
- the rpoD gene encoding RNA polymerase sigma factor RpoD, with product MAENKPSQTKENSNSELTLDQAKEQLVEMGKKRGVLAYEEVADRLSSFTIESEQMDEFYEYLTDQGVEVIGDTEEDPKMQEIAKEEEFDLNDLSVPLGIKINDPVRMYLKEIGRVDLLSAAEEIDLATRIENGEEEAKRRLAEANLRLVVSIAKRYVGRGMLFLDLIQEGNMGLIKAVEKFDYRKGFKFSTYATWWIRQAITRAIADQARTIRIPVHMVETINKLIRVQRQLLQDFGREPTPEEIGEEMELPPDKVREILKIAQEPVSLETPIGEEDDSHLGDFIEDQEAVSPSDHASYELLKEQLEDVLDTLTDREENVLRLRFGLDDGRTRTLEEVGKVFGVTRERIRQIEAKALRKLRHPSRSKRLKDFLE from the coding sequence ATGGCCGAAAATAAGCCTTCACAAACAAAAGAAAATAGCAATAGTGAACTTACCCTTGATCAAGCAAAAGAGCAATTGGTTGAAATGGGTAAAAAGCGCGGTGTACTGGCTTATGAAGAAGTTGCAGATCGTCTGTCCAGCTTCACGATTGAATCTGAACAGATGGATGAATTTTATGAGTACCTGACAGATCAAGGTGTGGAAGTGATTGGCGATACAGAAGAAGACCCGAAAATGCAGGAAATTGCGAAAGAAGAGGAGTTCGATCTAAATGATTTGAGTGTACCTCTTGGCATTAAAATAAACGATCCTGTTCGCATGTACCTGAAAGAAATCGGTCGAGTGGATTTATTATCCGCTGCTGAAGAAATCGATCTTGCAACCCGGATCGAAAATGGTGAAGAAGAAGCTAAGCGACGTCTGGCAGAAGCGAATTTGCGTTTGGTTGTAAGTATTGCCAAGCGTTACGTCGGCCGTGGAATGTTATTTCTTGACCTGATCCAGGAAGGGAACATGGGCTTGATTAAAGCAGTGGAAAAATTTGATTATCGAAAAGGCTTCAAGTTCAGTACGTACGCAACATGGTGGATTCGTCAGGCGATTACAAGGGCAATAGCCGATCAGGCACGGACTATCCGTATACCGGTGCATATGGTGGAAACAATTAATAAGCTGATTCGTGTACAACGTCAACTACTGCAGGACTTTGGACGGGAACCCACCCCTGAAGAAATCGGCGAGGAAATGGAACTGCCTCCGGATAAGGTTAGGGAAATTTTAAAGATTGCACAGGAACCCGTTTCACTCGAAACCCCAATAGGTGAAGAGGACGATTCTCATCTTGGTGACTTTATTGAAGACCAGGAGGCTGTTTCGCCGTCCGACCATGCGTCATATGAACTGCTGAAAGAGCAGCTAGAGGATGTGCTTGATACACTGACAGATCGTGAGGAAAATGTATTGCGTCTGCGTTTCGGCCTTGATGATGGACGGACTAGAACATTGGAAGAAGTAGGCAAGGTGTTTGGAGTGACACGAGAACGCATTCGTCAGATTGAGGCAAAGGCCTTGCGTAAATTGCGCCATCCAAGCCGAAGCAAGCGGCTGAAGGATTTCTTGGAATAG